The genome window CTCGGAAAGGGAAAAAGCCGTGCCAATATCCGAGGGGATACGAACATCATTATAACCGGCAAAAGCGACTCCTCCTTCAACATCCAGAAACGCTTGAGCTCCCAGGGGAAAGACAACTAAAAGAAGGGTCAGAAGAATAAAACATTTCCGTATAGTTTTCATATAAATCTCCATCTGATTCCTTAAAGATTACTTGTTGATAAAACCAAAAACAAGGAAAATAAATCTAATGAATTTAGGAGCTCGTAACCTGATGATGAAATTTTTTCTGCAATAAAGAAAAGACACCACCAGCAGAGAGCTGTTGCAGAAAAATACAAATAATAACCGGCAAAGCCACTTCGGCTCCAAAATATTGTAAGGCAATCACAACGCCCGCAGCATTATTTCTCATACCGGAAGTGAAAATGATAGAAGGTAGATCCTTACTATCTTTTCCAAGAGTCAGCCAACACAGCACAAAGGCTACGGAATAATTAAGAACGAGGTGTAGTCCTACAATTAAGAACATCCTGATAATATGCCAATCGATAGAATCGATATAAGGATTTACCGCCGCTCCATTTACGGAGAGAATAATCATCATTATAATCTTGTTCAACAAATTGGCACCGGGAGAGACCTTCTCAACCATGGCCGGGGCCTTATACCTCATAAAAATGCCTGCTATAACGGGTAGAACTATCATTTTAAATAAGTTCAACATCATGGCAATTGCATCAAATTCAACAACTTCTCCCATAAACAAAGAAATTTGAAGAGGAATCATAAATCCGCTGAAAATTGTGACAACAAAAATAAGTGCTAAAGACAAAACCAAATTACCACCGATAAAACCAGTCCAGATCATGGACGTAATTGCCACGGGTGTAACGGCCAGTAGAAAATGCCCCAAAGCATATTCTGGAGAACTTGAATAGAATACTTTACCAATTGCAAAGCCGATAAATGGGATAAATATATACAAAATAATTAAACCGACAATGAAGCCCTTTGGTTTTCTTACAACATCTGTGAGACTCTGAAGACTGCAGGAAGTCCCTAATACAAAAACCATAAACATAAGAAAGTAGGGTAAATAGTCGGAGAATGGGATTAAAGTTTCGGAGAAATAAAAACCACCGATGAGAGAGGCGAGGATGAAAAGAAGAAGATACTTAGTAAAAAAATTATTAATTTTGGTTAACAGCATATTGCGTACAAACTCCTAGTGTACTGATTGTATATTATTTAAAATAACAATCCAATATTGCTGAGGAATTTACAGGCTAAAGGATTCTTACTCATTGATTTTAGAAATATGTGGAGCGTTCAGGAACCCATTCTCATGATATTGAATCATTCAGGAAGGTACTGTCTTTTCACACCTACTATAATTGAGAGTTGTGTTCCATTAGATTCTCAATTGCCTACAATCTTTGGCAATCTTATCTGATAAAACCTATAAACAGAAATACTTTCTTCTCCATTTTATGCTTTCCTGGGCAACATCTCTTCATATTTCTTTAGTACAGCTAAAGAATTTAAATCAAAACCATTCTTACGATTTTCATCCAATGGAACAATTTTCATTGTATATCAGGCGGTCATTCCACCAGGAATTGTCCTCTCAAATTTCGAGAATCCAGGTACAATGTTTTTGCCTTCAACCATAAATCAGGATGTCGAGGATCCAAGACCATGTTTTACCCTAGTCCTACCATGTCAATAATACAATTTATCAGGATATCATTAACATATTGACTGTTTTTTAAAGCCACCAGTCAACATGAGGGGAAGAGCTGTTGCTTCTTGAGCTAAGCGGACAAAATTGAGAAAAATATGGACCACAATTCGAACCTTCAGAATTGGCTTTCTCTCCACCAAGATCTATTTCATACCTCCCTGTTGCAATGTAACTGATCTGCTTATGAGGATGGCAATGGGGGGGCGACGGTCCCTTTATCAAAAACTATTTGTATATATTATTTTCTGTAAGCTTTACTTAAATCCACAGAAAAAACTTGTCCATCATAAATTGAATTCAACTGACTCGCCATACAAGGAATAGACCTAGTAAAATCTTTTTTATTCAAATTTGTGTGTGCAGTCCCATAGATTCCCATTATGTGTTCATGATCAACTGAATGTAATTCTCTAATAAAATTTTCAACCATTTTATTTTCTCTATATATATCATTATTGGAATTGTAGTATTGGGAACCCTGATCAATGACATGTTTAGTTATTTTGTAGTTTTCTGATTCAGATAAGCCATTTTTTTCTAAGTAGTTTAAATACCGCAATCCAGTAGAAAAATACTGATGTCCCACATCTGTTCCATGAAAAATTGTTTCCGGGCAGGTTTTCTTAATCCTTTTATAGAAATTCAAAATATATGGATTATGCGATGCAGTACCTTCCCAGTCTGAATAGACTTCATATAATCTAACATCCTCTTCATCTCCCATCCATAAGTTCAAATATTCTGCAGTAAAATAAGCTGTTTCGATGAATAAATGCCTCATCCCACTTTCATAATGTTCATTCCAGATAGTAAACTCTTCATTTATGGTTTTTTTCACCCCGTGCTTTTCACCATAAAGATATATTTTCCCATTATAGGGTGTTACTATAAAATCATTACTTTCCACGTATACAAAGTTGTCTTTTGTGGCACACGAGCATAGGAGTAAAAGGACTCCTGATAAGAGAGATGTGATGCTTTTATGCATTGTTCAGCCTTCATAAATAATAATTAGATTTTACCTTCGATCGATAATGAAAATCATAGCTGGTTTCTGCAACCAAGTATACATATGTTCTGCTCGTGTCTATCTATAGTTTACTTTTAATCAAGATTTAAATGCTTGGTCCATCACCTGCCACCATCCTATCAAAGGTTTCAATCATTCGTGCTATCAAAATAATACTATTAAGAATTCAAATAAGATCGTTGGTGATTATACATAACGATGATCCGATAGACTCAGATTTTTTTAAAAAAAGTGTGCTTTATCATTATTCACGAATTGGTGACAACTCCATTATTGAAAAATTCTGTATCCAAGTAATGAACTGTTGATTTTTTCATGATGAAGTCAACAAAAAACCTGTCTATTTTACACGGTGCCCTTTCAATTATTTGAAATTTGATTTGGAAAAGAGCACCTGAACTTTCAGGATTTCAAAAATCAAACTAGCTGTCTATGCGCTTCTTCCACAAAGGTAAGAATATTTTCTAGGGAAACATCCCCTTCCACTGCGTGAGAAGGAGAAAAAATATATCCTCCGTCCTTTCCCAGCTCCAATAGATGCTGAGATTCCTTTAGCACATCCTCTTTTGTCCCAAATGGCAAGGTCTTTTGTGTAGACAACCCACCCCAGAAAGCTAAACGGCCTCGATACATACTGACAAGTTCATCCGTATCCATAACTTCCGGTTGAAAAGGATTAAAACAATCCGATATCGATTAAATCTGGAAAGACTTCATCCACATCACCACAAGAGTGGATCAGAATATACTTTCCATAATCCTTGACGGCTTTATACATCCTCTTTAAATGAGGAAAAATCATCTCTCGCCAGTAATCAGGGCCCATAATCAGTCCATGCTGCTGCCCCCAGTCATCCCCGAAATAGATGGCATCGATATCATATTTTACAGCATTCTCTATGAGTCCAATATTGAAATGGATATTATTACAGCCGTTGTTCTGGGTGGAGTCAGTATCGCCGGTGGTTCTGGTTAGATTACAGGAGTTATTTTCGGGGTTCTTCTGATGGGAGTTCTAACCAACGGCATGATATTGATGAATGTTGATGAATACACACAGTGGATTATCAAAGGAGTGGTTCTTCTAGGAGCGGTCAGCCTCGATGAGATTTCTAGTAGAAAGAAAAACTGACCGACTTATTATATTTACAATCGAAGCTCCTGAAAGAATCCTTTTTAGGAGCTTCTCCTTTAAATATATTTAAAACCGGTTTTCCATAATAAACAGATTCTATATTCTATCTTCATTAGATTTAAATGGATCTATCACAGTGAATTGAAGAACTTGTATATGACGATCAAGGATTAAACAATGTTCTTCTGTTCATCTACAATACAGAGTGTTAAAATAGAGAAAATGAAATATAAAATATTCATTCTCTTTTGCATAATTCATTGCCTCACTAGCTGTATTAAAACTAAGAAAGATTTACCACTTATAATTGTAGGGTATACACTTCAAGATCTGAAAAATCCTTACTTCCAAGCCCTTGCAAATGGTTGCCGGGACAGAGCAAGAGAACTGGGAATCGAAATCATTATAAAAGACGGAGCTAGTTCAGCAGAGATTCAGGCTAAACAAATCAGAGAGTTTATCCAAATGAATGTAGATGCTGTTATCTGCAGTCCTGTTGAATCTAATTCAATGATAAAATTAATCAATGAGTGCCACGATAAAGGTATACCATTCATCAATCCCAATCAGAAAATTGAAGGAGCTGATGCTCAAATTGCCCTAAACGAATACGATTTTGGCGTAGCAGGAGGAAGCATTGCAGGTCGTTTCATTAGAGATGTTCTACAAGGAAAGGCAGATGTTCTTGTTCTTTCCTACTTACCAGAAACAAATCTCTTACAGAATAGAGAGAAAGGACTGATTGACGGCATTCACAACTATGCACCACAAGCTCAA of Oceanispirochaeta crateris contains these proteins:
- a CDS encoding uroporphyrinogen decarboxylase family protein → MDTDELVSMYRGRLAFWGGLSTQKTLPFGTKEDVLKESQHLLELGKDGGYIFSPSHAVEGDVSLENILTFVEEAHRQLV
- a CDS encoding bile acid:sodium symporter family protein, producing the protein MLLTKINNFFTKYLLLFILASLIGGFYFSETLIPFSDYLPYFLMFMVFVLGTSCSLQSLTDVVRKPKGFIVGLIILYIFIPFIGFAIGKVFYSSSPEYALGHFLLAVTPVAITSMIWTGFIGGNLVLSLALIFVVTIFSGFMIPLQISLFMGEVVEFDAIAMMLNLFKMIVLPVIAGIFMRYKAPAMVEKVSPGANLLNKIIMMIILSVNGAAVNPYIDSIDWHIIRMFLIVGLHLVLNYSVAFVLCWLTLGKDSKDLPSIIFTSGMRNNAAGVVIALQYFGAEVALPVIICIFLQQLSAGGVFSLLQKKFHHQVTSS
- a CDS encoding uroporphyrinogen decarboxylase family protein, with the protein product MDAIYFGDDWGQQHGLIMGPDYWREMIFPHLKRMYKAVKDYGKYILIHSCGDVDEVFPDLIDIGLF
- a CDS encoding sugar ABC transporter substrate-binding protein, whose amino-acid sequence is MKYKIFILFCIIHCLTSCIKTKKDLPLIIVGYTLQDLKNPYFQALANGCRDRARELGIEIIIKDGASSAEIQAKQIREFIQMNVDAVICSPVESNSMIKLINECHDKGIPFINPNQKIEGADAQIALNEYDFGVAGGSIAGRFIRDVLQGKADVLVLSYLPETNLLQNREKGLIDGIHNYAPQAQIIARVPAHTPELGMVETEKALINNPTIKIIVAINDSGAIGAYEAVKTLGLDGPDFCVVGLDATSQAIEKMKHPDSIYRGTVDIDPYGSGKLIMDVTWNVLKNGPLNQTMQFPMTSVTKENLVLY